The Micromonospora sediminicola genome contains a region encoding:
- a CDS encoding glycosyltransferase family 2 protein, giving the protein MISLVVPTLGRPSLATLLDALAAQLGGDDAPAEVELLVVDDRRDDTGELAVPGALTAYAKVLTGRGAGPAAARNLGWRAARGEWVVFLDDDVVPAPDWIRRLRADLAVPGRVGGVQGVVEVPLPAHRRPTDWERGTAGLAEGRWITADMAYRRVALAAVGGFDERFPRAYREDAELAHRVRRAGWELVRGRRRVTHPVRPESRWVSLRTQRGNADDALLRRLHGRRWRTELDLPPGRRPRHVAVTAAGAVALAAVAARAVTRPSSRSRRASGGLGGLAALGWAAGTAEFARARIAPGPRTPDEVATMVATSALIPPLAVVHWVRGWWRARALPVGAGR; this is encoded by the coding sequence GTGATCAGCCTGGTGGTGCCGACGCTGGGCCGGCCCAGCCTGGCCACCCTGCTGGACGCGCTCGCCGCCCAGCTCGGCGGCGACGACGCACCGGCCGAGGTCGAACTGCTGGTGGTCGACGACCGGCGCGACGACACCGGCGAGCTGGCGGTGCCGGGAGCGCTGACCGCGTACGCGAAGGTGCTCACCGGACGCGGCGCCGGCCCGGCGGCGGCCCGCAACCTGGGCTGGCGGGCCGCCCGCGGCGAGTGGGTGGTCTTCCTCGACGACGACGTGGTGCCCGCGCCGGACTGGATCCGTCGGCTGCGCGCGGACCTGGCGGTGCCCGGCCGGGTCGGGGGTGTGCAGGGCGTGGTGGAGGTGCCGCTGCCGGCCCACCGGCGACCGACCGACTGGGAACGCGGCACCGCCGGCCTGGCCGAGGGTCGGTGGATCACCGCCGACATGGCGTACCGGCGGGTCGCGCTCGCCGCCGTCGGCGGGTTCGACGAGCGGTTCCCGCGCGCCTACCGGGAGGACGCCGAGCTGGCCCACCGGGTCCGACGCGCCGGCTGGGAGCTGGTCCGGGGCCGACGGCGGGTGACCCACCCGGTCCGCCCGGAGAGCCGCTGGGTGAGCCTGCGCACCCAGCGCGGCAACGCCGACGACGCGCTGCTGCGCCGGCTCCACGGCCGCCGCTGGCGTACCGAGTTGGACCTGCCGCCGGGTCGACGGCCCCGGCACGTGGCGGTCACCGCCGCCGGCGCGGTGGCGCTGGCCGCCGTCGCGGCCCGTGCCGTCACCCGACCGTCGTCCCGGTCGCGGCGGGCGTCCGGCGGGCTCGGCGGGCTCGCCGCGCTGGGCTGGGCGGCCGGCACCGCCGAGTTCGCCCGGGCCCGGATCGCGCCTGGTCCGCGCACCCCGGACGAGGTCGCCACGATGGTCGCGACCAGCGCGCTGATCCCGCCGCTGGCGGTCGTCCACTGGGTACGCGGCTGGTGGCGCGCCCGCGCCCTGCCGGTCGGGGCCGGGCGCTGA
- a CDS encoding HAD-IIIA family hydrolase: MSSTGPSLYDAVLLDRDGTLVEDVPYNGDPEKVRPVPGAREALDRLRAAGLRLAVVTNQSGLARGYFTVAEMRRVHARVEELLGPFDHWAICPHDDGDGCACRKPAPGLVHEAADALGTVATRCVVIGDIGRDMTAALAAGAAGVLVPTAVTRPEEVAAAPAVAPSLTGAVDEILRRVRAVRAATPRSTRAGTVLVVRSDSAGDVLVTGPGIRAVAAGADRVVLLCGPRGRAAAELLPGVDEIVEWALPWIDGSPEPVDPEDMRRLTARLAAVGADDAVIFTSFHQSPLPLALLLRLAGIAHISAISAISDDYPGALLDVRHRVPAGVPEPERALSLAAAAGYPLPPDDQPALRLRTDLDAPVPDRPAGDYVVVHPGASVPARACPPQHCAEIVAALAAAGHRVLVTGGSDERELTARVAAAGGVDLGGTTGLAGLARLLADARCVVVGNTGPAHLAAAVGTPVVSLFAPTVPFGQWGPYRVPTVRLGDAAAPCRDTRATACPVPGHPCLGGLDPARVVAAVRTLAPG; the protein is encoded by the coding sequence ATGTCATCCACCGGGCCCTCGCTGTACGACGCGGTGCTGCTGGATCGGGACGGCACGCTGGTGGAGGACGTGCCGTACAACGGGGATCCGGAGAAGGTGCGGCCGGTGCCGGGGGCGCGGGAGGCGTTGGACCGGTTGCGGGCGGCCGGGTTGCGGTTGGCCGTGGTGACGAACCAGTCGGGGTTGGCGCGGGGATACTTCACCGTCGCGGAGATGCGTCGGGTCCACGCCCGGGTGGAGGAGCTGCTCGGTCCGTTCGACCACTGGGCGATCTGCCCGCACGACGACGGCGACGGCTGCGCCTGCCGCAAGCCCGCGCCCGGCCTGGTGCACGAGGCGGCCGACGCGCTCGGCACCGTCGCCACCCGCTGCGTGGTCATCGGCGACATCGGGCGGGACATGACGGCCGCGCTGGCCGCCGGCGCCGCCGGAGTCCTGGTGCCCACAGCGGTCACCCGGCCGGAGGAGGTGGCCGCGGCGCCGGCCGTCGCCCCGAGCCTGACCGGGGCGGTGGACGAGATCCTCCGCCGGGTCCGGGCGGTCCGGGCGGCGACGCCCCGGAGCACGCGGGCCGGCACGGTGCTCGTGGTCCGCAGCGACTCCGCCGGGGACGTGCTGGTCACCGGCCCCGGGATCCGGGCGGTCGCGGCCGGCGCGGACCGGGTGGTGCTCCTGTGCGGCCCCCGTGGCCGGGCCGCCGCCGAGCTGCTGCCCGGCGTCGACGAGATCGTCGAATGGGCGCTGCCCTGGATCGACGGATCCCCCGAGCCGGTGGACCCGGAGGACATGCGGCGCCTCACCGCCCGGCTCGCCGCCGTCGGCGCCGACGACGCCGTCATCTTCACCAGCTTCCACCAGTCACCCCTGCCCCTGGCCCTGCTGCTGCGCCTCGCCGGCATCGCCCACATCAGCGCCATCAGCGCCATCAGCGACGACTACCCCGGCGCCCTGCTCGACGTCCGCCACCGCGTCCCCGCCGGCGTACCCGAACCCGAACGCGCCCTCTCCCTCGCCGCCGCCGCCGGCTACCCCCTGCCCCCCGACGACCAACCCGCACTGCGTCTGCGCACCGACCTGGACGCGCCGGTCCCGGACCGGCCGGCCGGCGACTACGTCGTGGTGCATCCGGGCGCGTCGGTGCCCGCCCGGGCCTGCCCGCCCCAGCACTGCGCGGAGATCGTGGCCGCGCTGGCCGCCGCCGGGCACCGGGTGCTGGTCACCGGCGGTTCCGACGAGCGGGAGCTGACCGCCCGGGTCGCCGCCGCCGGGGGTGTCGACCTCGGCGGGACGACCGGCCTGGCCGGGCTCGCCCGGCTGCTGGCGGACGCCCGCTGCGTGGTCGTCGGCAACACCGGACCGGCCCACCTCGCCGCCGCCGTCGGCACCCCGGTGGTCAGCCTCTTCGCCCCGACCGTCCCGTTCGGGCAGTGGGGGCCCTACCGGGTGCCCACCGTCCGCCTCGGCGACGCCGCCGCGCCCTGCCGCGACACCCGGGCCACCGCCTGCCCGGTCCCCGGACACCCCTGCCTGGGCGGACTCGACCCGGCCCGGGTGGTCGCCGCCGTCCGCACGCTGGCCCCCGGCTGA
- a CDS encoding glycosyltransferase → MNVLLWHVHGSWTTSFVHGKHRYLVPVTPDRGPYGLGRARTYPWPDNALEITPEDLAHTDVDLVILQRPEELDLATEWLRRRPGRDLPAIYVEHNTPKGDVPHTRHPMADRDDLLLTHVTHFNELFYDNGTTRTTVIEHGVVPPTTEWTGELDRLAVVTNEPVRRWRITGTDLMPRFAAVAPLDVFGMGVAGLPEALASAGAPGLPVSGHEDLPQHAMHTELARRRAYLHLCRWTSLGLSLIEAMTMGMPVVALATTEAVDAVPPDAGVLSTRVETLVEAARWLTEDRDAAHRLGTRARDVAKQRFGLDRFLADWDRIMEEETCASR, encoded by the coding sequence ATGAACGTTCTGCTGTGGCACGTGCACGGCTCGTGGACCACGTCGTTCGTCCACGGCAAACACCGCTACCTGGTACCCGTCACCCCCGACCGCGGCCCCTACGGACTCGGCCGCGCCCGCACCTACCCCTGGCCCGACAACGCCCTCGAGATCACCCCCGAGGACCTCGCCCACACCGACGTCGACCTGGTCATCCTGCAACGCCCCGAAGAACTCGACCTGGCCACCGAATGGCTGCGCCGCCGCCCCGGACGCGACCTGCCCGCGATCTACGTCGAACACAACACCCCCAAGGGCGACGTGCCCCACACCCGCCACCCCATGGCCGACCGCGACGACCTCCTGCTCACCCACGTCACCCACTTCAACGAACTCTTCTACGACAACGGCACCACCCGCACCACCGTCATCGAACACGGCGTCGTCCCCCCCACCACCGAATGGACCGGCGAACTCGACCGCCTCGCCGTGGTGACCAACGAGCCGGTACGCCGCTGGCGGATCACCGGCACCGACCTGATGCCGCGCTTCGCGGCGGTCGCGCCGCTGGACGTGTTCGGCATGGGTGTGGCCGGACTGCCCGAGGCGCTCGCCTCGGCCGGCGCGCCCGGCCTGCCGGTGAGCGGCCACGAGGACCTGCCGCAGCACGCCATGCACACCGAACTGGCCCGGCGCCGCGCCTACCTGCACCTGTGCCGCTGGACCTCACTCGGGCTCAGCCTGATCGAGGCGATGACCATGGGCATGCCGGTGGTGGCCCTGGCCACCACCGAGGCGGTGGACGCCGTGCCGCCGGACGCCGGGGTGCTCTCCACCCGGGTGGAGACGCTCGTCGAGGCGGCGCGCTGGCTGACCGAGGACCGGGACGCCGCGCACCGGCTCGGTACGCGGGCCCGCGACGTGGCCAAGCAACGGTTCGGCCTGGACCGGTTCCTCGCCGACTGGGACCGGATCATGGAGGAGGAGACATGCGCATCGCGATGA
- a CDS encoding glycosyltransferase → MRIAMISEHASPLAVLGEEDAGGQNTHVAELASALVDAGHDVRVYTRRDSPALPEAVPAPDGYQVWHVPAGPARRVPKDDLLPYMGEFGSWLADTWRHGGWTPDVAHAHFWMSGLATVHAGRRTGVPTVLTYHALGSVKRRHQGTRDTSPPGRVGYERALGRAVDRVVVQCEDEVRELVRMGVPRSRMALVPSGVNEAVFRPDGPVAPRDPARRRILTVGRMVERKGFLDVVRALPAVPDAECVVVGGPPADLLPADTFARRLSALAESCGVADRVRLLGGVPREEMGAWYRSADVLVAAPWYEPFGLTPLEAMACGVPVIGTDVGGIADSVVDGLTGDLVPPRDPRALGAALRRLLADNVRRFAYATAALDRIRSRYSWKRCAEQLGAVYASVAAATRPASAVA, encoded by the coding sequence ATGCGCATCGCGATGATTTCCGAGCACGCCAGCCCGCTCGCCGTCCTCGGCGAGGAGGACGCCGGTGGGCAGAACACCCACGTGGCGGAACTCGCGTCCGCGCTGGTCGACGCCGGCCACGACGTCCGCGTCTACACCCGCCGCGACTCCCCCGCGCTGCCCGAGGCGGTCCCCGCGCCGGACGGCTACCAGGTGTGGCACGTGCCGGCCGGCCCGGCCCGACGGGTGCCCAAGGACGACCTGCTGCCGTACATGGGCGAGTTCGGCAGTTGGCTGGCGGACACCTGGCGCCACGGCGGCTGGACCCCGGACGTGGCCCACGCGCACTTCTGGATGAGCGGGCTCGCCACCGTGCACGCCGGTCGCCGTACCGGGGTGCCGACCGTGCTGACGTACCACGCGCTCGGCAGCGTCAAGCGCCGCCACCAGGGCACCCGGGACACCAGTCCACCGGGGCGGGTCGGCTACGAGCGGGCGCTCGGCCGGGCCGTCGACCGGGTGGTCGTGCAGTGCGAGGACGAGGTCCGCGAACTGGTCCGGATGGGGGTGCCGAGGTCACGGATGGCGCTGGTCCCCTCCGGCGTCAACGAGGCGGTGTTCCGGCCCGACGGCCCGGTCGCGCCGCGCGACCCGGCCCGCCGCCGCATCCTCACCGTCGGCCGGATGGTCGAGCGCAAGGGCTTCCTCGACGTGGTCCGGGCGTTGCCCGCCGTCCCGGACGCCGAGTGCGTGGTGGTCGGCGGGCCGCCGGCCGACCTGCTCCCGGCGGACACGTTCGCCCGCCGGCTGTCCGCGCTGGCCGAGTCGTGCGGCGTGGCCGACCGGGTCCGGCTGCTCGGCGGCGTGCCGCGCGAGGAGATGGGCGCCTGGTACCGCTCGGCGGACGTGCTGGTCGCCGCCCCCTGGTACGAGCCGTTCGGGCTCACCCCGCTGGAGGCGATGGCCTGCGGCGTGCCGGTGATCGGCACCGACGTCGGCGGCATCGCCGACAGCGTGGTGGACGGGCTGACCGGTGACCTGGTGCCGCCGCGCGACCCGCGCGCGCTGGGCGCCGCGCTGCGCCGGCTGCTCGCCGACAACGTGCGCCGGTTCGCGTACGCCACCGCCGCGCTGGACCGCATCCGCAGCCGGTACTCGTGGAAGCGGTGCGCCGAGCAGCTCGGCGCGGTCTACGCCTCGGTGGCCGCCGCGACCCGTCCCGCGTCGGCGGTGGCCTGA
- a CDS encoding D-sedoheptulose-7-phosphate isomerase, which yields MTPLDTLDAHLSGLAAALLPYRREAQRLASWGSELAWTLARGGRLLVAGNGGSAAEAQHLTAELVGKLRHDRQPLSAIALHAETSALTAIGNDYGYDEIFARQVRAHGRPDDLLLLLSTSGTSPNLLTAAHAAHDTGLRCWAFTGPAPNPLADLCHDALAVPSDDSQVVQELHLVSTHLLCEYVDQALPLVRQLPRAPWREPARAGRSPEGGRDRAGRDGLVLASVDGVAPLGGGHGSNGHGANGHHRNGGSTGTGWVEP from the coding sequence ATGACCCCGCTCGACACGCTCGACGCGCACCTGTCCGGGCTGGCCGCGGCGCTGCTGCCGTACCGGCGGGAGGCGCAGCGGCTGGCGTCCTGGGGCAGCGAGCTGGCCTGGACGCTGGCCCGGGGCGGGCGGTTGCTGGTAGCCGGCAACGGCGGCAGCGCCGCCGAAGCCCAACACCTCACCGCCGAACTCGTCGGCAAACTCCGCCACGACCGCCAACCCCTGTCCGCCATCGCCCTGCACGCCGAAACCAGCGCCCTCACCGCCATCGGCAACGACTACGGATACGACGAGATCTTCGCCCGCCAGGTCCGCGCCCACGGCCGACCCGACGACCTCCTCCTGCTCCTGTCCACCAGCGGCACCAGCCCCAACCTCCTCACCGCCGCCCACGCCGCCCACGACACCGGCCTACGCTGCTGGGCCTTCACCGGCCCCGCCCCCAACCCTCTCGCCGACCTCTGCCACGACGCGCTGGCCGTGCCGTCGGACGACAGCCAGGTCGTGCAGGAGCTGCACCTGGTCTCCACGCACCTGCTCTGCGAGTACGTCGACCAGGCGTTGCCGCTGGTCCGGCAGCTGCCCCGCGCGCCCTGGCGGGAGCCGGCGCGCGCCGGCCGGTCACCGGAGGGCGGGCGGGACCGGGCCGGCCGGGACGGCCTGGTGCTGGCCTCGGTCGACGGTGTCGCGCCGCTCGGCGGCGGGCACGGGTCGAACGGGCACGGCGCGAACGGGCACCACCGCAACGGCGGCAGCACCGGCACCGGTTGGGTGGAGCCGTGA
- the rfaE2 gene encoding D-glycero-beta-D-manno-heptose 1-phosphate adenylyltransferase — protein sequence MSGPLVVVGDALLDRDVDGTVSRVCPDAPVPVLDERTTTDRPGGAGLAALLAAAQAGEVALVTALADDAGGARLAELLAGAGVDVYPVHLPGATAEKIRLRCGGQTLLRLDRGGDPRAPGEPSEAVRELLGRAGAVLVSDYGRGLLRQPTLRAALARATAPVVWDPHPRGAAAVPGTRLTTPNLDELRRLTGDAGGGSPLSTATRAGQELRRRWRVGAVAVTTGPDGAVLCHGGGSPVVVPPTSVPDHVEDTCGAGDRFAATAALALGDGASVTEAVRAAVEAASAYVAAGGAAGLGREPAPTALPDAARTAEDLAGTVRAGGGTVVATGGCFDILHAGHLATLRAARRLGDCLIVCLNSDRSVRGLKGPDRPVNPAEDRARLLAALDCVDAVVVFDEPTPHQVLARLRPDVWVKGGDYDAGELPEAELVRRWGGRVVTVPYLAGRSTTGTISAARQRGLHLVRGVV from the coding sequence GTGAGCGGCCCGCTGGTGGTGGTCGGCGACGCGCTGCTGGACCGCGACGTCGACGGCACGGTCAGCCGGGTCTGCCCGGACGCCCCCGTGCCGGTGCTCGACGAACGCACCACCACCGACCGGCCCGGCGGCGCCGGCCTGGCCGCCCTGCTCGCCGCCGCCCAGGCCGGCGAGGTCGCGCTGGTCACCGCGCTCGCGGACGACGCCGGCGGCGCCCGCCTGGCCGAGCTGCTGGCCGGTGCCGGCGTCGACGTCTACCCGGTGCACCTGCCCGGCGCCACCGCCGAGAAGATCCGACTCCGCTGCGGCGGGCAGACGCTGCTGCGGCTCGACCGGGGCGGCGATCCGCGGGCGCCCGGCGAGCCGTCGGAGGCGGTACGCGAACTGCTCGGCCGGGCGGGCGCGGTCCTGGTCAGCGACTACGGCCGAGGGCTGCTGCGGCAGCCGACGCTGCGCGCCGCCCTGGCCCGGGCGACCGCCCCGGTGGTCTGGGACCCGCATCCGCGCGGCGCCGCGGCGGTGCCGGGCACCCGGCTGACCACGCCGAACCTCGACGAGCTGCGCCGGCTCACCGGCGACGCGGGCGGAGGCTCGCCGCTCTCCACGGCGACCCGCGCCGGGCAGGAGCTGCGCCGCCGATGGCGGGTCGGCGCGGTCGCGGTGACGACCGGGCCGGACGGGGCGGTGCTCTGCCACGGGGGCGGGAGCCCGGTGGTGGTGCCACCGACGTCCGTGCCGGACCACGTCGAGGACACCTGCGGCGCCGGGGACCGGTTCGCGGCCACCGCCGCGCTGGCGCTCGGCGACGGCGCGTCGGTCACCGAGGCGGTCCGCGCGGCGGTCGAGGCGGCGTCGGCGTACGTGGCCGCCGGCGGTGCGGCCGGACTCGGCCGGGAACCGGCGCCGACGGCCCTGCCCGACGCCGCGCGCACCGCCGAGGACCTGGCCGGCACGGTACGCGCCGGCGGCGGCACCGTGGTCGCCACCGGCGGCTGCTTCGACATCCTGCACGCCGGACACCTGGCCACCCTGCGGGCGGCCCGCCGCCTCGGCGACTGCCTGATCGTCTGCCTCAACTCCGACCGCAGCGTCCGCGGACTCAAGGGCCCGGACCGTCCGGTCAACCCGGCCGAGGACCGGGCCCGGCTGCTGGCCGCGCTGGACTGCGTCGACGCGGTGGTGGTCTTCGACGAGCCCACCCCGCACCAGGTGCTGGCCCGGCTGCGCCCGGACGTCTGGGTCAAGGGCGGCGACTACGACGCCGGGGAGCTGCCCGAGGCGGAGCTGGTCCGCCGCTGGGGCGGACGGGTGGTCACCGTCCCCTATCTGGCCGGCCGGTCCACCACCGGCACCATCTCCGCCGCGCGCCAGCGCGGCCTGCACCTCGTCAGGGGAGTCGTATGA
- a CDS encoding SDR family oxidoreductase, whose amino-acid sequence MTRQWKDRTVLVTGGSSGLGAAVVAAVAKAGGRPYVLDRRAPAAGVPWVECDLADTRAAEAATRQIAEQAGGLTGVVTAAGMDVPGRLADVDGVTWDRIVAINLLGTAAVVRAALPELERTHGTVVTVASTLGVKAVGDATAYCAAKFGVVGFTRSLAAELAGRVGVTLLIPGGMRTAFFDDRDEKYKPGPDAILNDPADTAEAVMFALSQPPGCAVRELVVCAEQESSYP is encoded by the coding sequence ATGACCAGGCAGTGGAAGGACCGCACCGTCCTCGTCACGGGCGGGTCGAGCGGGCTCGGCGCGGCGGTGGTCGCCGCCGTGGCCAAGGCCGGCGGTCGACCGTACGTGCTGGACCGCCGGGCGCCGGCCGCCGGCGTGCCCTGGGTGGAGTGCGACCTGGCGGACACCCGCGCCGCCGAGGCGGCCACCCGGCAGATCGCCGAGCAGGCCGGCGGGCTCACCGGCGTGGTCACCGCCGCCGGCATGGACGTGCCCGGCCGGCTGGCCGACGTCGACGGCGTCACCTGGGACCGGATCGTGGCGATCAACCTGCTCGGCACCGCCGCGGTGGTCCGGGCCGCCCTGCCCGAGCTGGAGCGGACGCACGGCACGGTGGTGACCGTGGCCTCGACCCTCGGCGTGAAGGCGGTCGGCGACGCGACCGCGTACTGCGCGGCGAAGTTCGGGGTGGTGGGCTTCACCCGGTCGCTCGCCGCCGAGCTGGCCGGCCGGGTCGGGGTGACGCTGCTGATCCCGGGCGGCATGCGGACCGCGTTCTTCGACGACCGGGACGAGAAGTACAAGCCGGGCCCGGACGCGATCCTCAACGACCCGGCGGACACCGCCGAGGCGGTCATGTTCGCGCTGTCCCAGCCGCCCGGCTGCGCGGTGCGGGAGCTGGTGGTCTGCGCCGAGCAGGAGTCCTCGTACCCGTGA